From the genome of Triticum aestivum cultivar Chinese Spring chromosome 3B, IWGSC CS RefSeq v2.1, whole genome shotgun sequence, one region includes:
- the LOC123065664 gene encoding uncharacterized protein has product MLHTCGACAETTKVTTKWLSKSVQPALREDIRSPVDALIKKTKTKFSVDVSRSVAYRARRNAVGVVQGDHKQQYLRLRDYLQAVLDTNPGSRCIVTTFVDPENPAPTPRFKYMFYCLAASKEGFLNGCRPFIGLDGCFIKLTTGQQILAGTGRDGNNNIYPIAFGVVDKEDGDSWTWFSTQLRCCIGSGNKFGTYTIISDRQKVRN; this is encoded by the exons ATGCTGCATACTTGTGGAGCATGTGCAGAGACTACAAAGGTTACTACAAAGTGGTTGTCCAAATCAGTACAACCAGCATTGAGAGAAGACATTAGATCTCCTGTGGATGCATTAATAAAGAAGACTAAGACTAAATTCTCAGTTGATGTTTCAAGAAGTGTTGCCTATAGGGCAAGGAGGAATGCTGTTGGTGTGGTGCAGGGTGACCACAAGCAGCAGTATTTGAGGCTGAGGGATTATCTTCAAGCTGTTCTTGATACAAACCCTGGGAGCAGGTGTATTGTCACAACATTTGTTGACCCAGAAAACCCTGCACCCACTCCTAGATTCAAGTACATGTTCTACTGTTTGGCAGCTTCAAAGGAAGGGTTTCTTAATGGTTGTAGACCATTTATAG GGCTTGATGGATGTTTCATCAAGTTAACCACTGGACAACAAATTCTTGCTGGCACAGGAagggatggcaacaacaacatctaccctatagcttttggtgtggttgacaaggaagatggagacagttggacttggttttcaACTCAGTTGAGATGCTGCATTGGTAGTGGCAACAAATTTGGAACATACACAATAATATCTGACAGGCAAAAGGTTAGAAACTAA